One Aegilops tauschii subsp. strangulata cultivar AL8/78 chromosome 7, Aet v6.0, whole genome shotgun sequence genomic window carries:
- the LOC141026907 gene encoding uncharacterized protein — protein MVQLCVGIYVLVYHISVADEHCGLLAAFLLDEEYTFVGVDINNDEKKLKRVGLVVWNFVDIQNMWRVPDPVTIKPKYCLADYAGSIIHHSYNKMKDAITEDDHHIWAEAPLPLKNIYYASRDAYATYDVYSQLVNFQMGFESLRQHLTKPSRRSRKFGRKNESN, from the coding sequence ATGGTCCAGTTATGCGTTGGCATCTACGTCCTCGTGTACCACATAAGCGTTGCTGATGAGCACTGCGGCTTGCTTGCCGCCTTCCTGCTCGACGAGGAGTACACCTTTGTTGGGGTGGACATCAACAATGACGAGAAAAAACTCAAGCGTGTTGGTCTGGTGGTATGGAACTTTGTGGATATCCAGAATATGTGGAGAGTTCCTGATCCAGTGACGATTAAGCCAAAGTATTGCTTGGCTGACTATGCTGGTTCCATCATCCACCACAGCTACAACAAGATGAAGGATGCTATCACAGAAGATGACCACCATATATGGGCAGAAGCGCCCTTGCCCTTGAAGAACATCTATTATGCTTCCAGGGACGCGTATGCCACCTACGATGTATACAGCCAACTGGTGAACTTCCAAATGGGGTTCGAGAGTCTGCGCCAGCATCTCACCAAACCATCTAGGCGGTCGAGGAAGTTCGGAAGGAAGAATGAATCAAACTAA